The Streptomyces sp. NBC_01439 genome contains the following window.
GGACGTGACGGCGTACGTGCCGAGCTGGGCGGAGGAGGCCTCGCTGCGTCTGGTGATGCTCCACCTCATCCACGAGTACGCCCGCCACAACGGTCACGCCGACTTCCTCCGTGAGGGGATCGACGGCACCACCGGCGCCTGACCGGGGAAAGCCTCCTGCGGGTGCGTGCGGCAGGAGGCTGCTCTAGCGTCCGACGGAGGAGGGGATTCCCTGCCGAGCCGGTCCGGACCGGGGACCCGGGCCCTGTGGCCGGAACCCGGCCGCATGAGCTCGGCGATGTTCCTGCGCGGATCCGGCACCTCTGCGGAGCCGGGCCGCGCGACGATCCCGGAGAGCAGGTGCGTCCCATGCGCACGTCGACCCGTATCGCAGGTGTTCTCAGTGGCCTGACCCTCGTACTCGGTGGCGCGGCCTTCGCGGCCCCCGCCGCCCACGCGGACGTCTCGGCCTGCATCAACCAGGTCGAGCGGGAGCTACAGGGCGGCGAGGCCCCGCAGTCCGTCCGGTCGGCGTGTTCCGCCGGGTACTCCGGCGAGCAGGAGCAGTGCGTGAGCGGGCTGACCAAGGGCGGTGTGACCAACGGGACCGCGGTGAGCGCCTGCAAGGCGTCCGCCGAGTAGCCGGCCCGACCGCCTCCGCGACCCGTCCGCACCGCCTGGTGCCGGACGGGCCGACGGGCCGACGAGCTGACAGGCCGACGGGCCGACATGGCCGACGGGCCGCCTCAGGCCTCCGGCCGCCAGTAGCCCAGCGCGTTCACCCGGTGCTTGGGCAGCGCGAGTTCCTTGCGCAGGTACGCCGTCAGGGCGCGCGTCGTCACCGTGTCGCAGGCCAGCCAGACGTACGCCGCCTCCGCGTCCCCGACCAGCTCGGGAAGGTCGGCGCGCACCCGGTCGACCAGGTCCGTACCGCCTCGCCGCACCCGGCGGATGTCGTGCCGGCCGGGCTCCACCCGCATCGGCAGCCGCTCGTCCGAGTCGTGCTGCGTCTCGAACCAGATGGTCGCCGGGGTCTTCGGGTACGTGTCCAGCAGCGAGTTGATCGCCGGGAGGGACGCGGAGTCCCCGATGACGAGCAGCCGCTCCGGGGCCGGCGCCGGGGCCGTGAATCCGGTGCCCTGGACGGTGGCCTCGACCGTGTCGCCCGCCTTCGCGCCGCGCGCCCAAGCACTGGCGACCCCGTCGTGCAGGGCGAACTCGAAGCTGAAAGTGCCCGCTTGCGGATCCGGGTCCACCAGCGTGTACGCCCGCTGGTGCGGCTTGCCGGCGCCCTGGAACCAGACGCGTACCCACATCGTCGGGTGCAGCGATCCACCGGCGGCCGCGAGCAGCCCGCCGTCCGTGAAGCTCACGCGGCGGTAGTTCTCCGTGAGGTCTTCCGCTCCCGTGACCGTGAACGTGAAGTCCTTGCCCCGCATGAGTTTGAGGACCACGCCCTCCCAGCCCTTGCCGACGGCCATGTCCAACCCCTCCCCTAACACCCCTATAGTTAGGTCAGCCTAACCTAAACGTGCGACGGGGAAGAGTGTGAGCAGCGTGAGCAGTGCCAGCAGCGGGAGCGGCGACGCCCGGTCGTACGGAGCGAACCGGGGCGAGCCCTCCGTGGAAGCAGCCGCGGAAGCAGCCGCGGAAGCAGCCGCGGACACGCCCGTAGCCACGCCCGTGGACACCCCTGCGGAGACCCCGGAATCCTACGGCGTCCACCGCGACCGGTGGGGCATCCCCCACCTCCGCGCATCCGACGAACTCCAGCTCGTCCATGCCCAGGGCCGCGTCACCGCCTTCGACCGCGCCTGGCAACTGGAGGTCGAACGGCACCGCTCCGAGGGCTCCAGCGCCTCCTTCCTCGGCGCGGACGCCGTCACCTGGGACCGCTTCGCCCGCCAGTCCCGGCTGGCCGACACGGCCCGCCGCTGCTACGAGGCCATGGAGGCCGACGACCCCGCCACCGCCGCCTGGGTGCGCGCGTACGTGGACGGCGTCAACGACGGGCTCGCCACCGGCGCCGCCCGTGACGAACGCTTCGCGCGCACGGGCCTGACCCCCACCCCCTGGGAGCCGTGGGTCCCGCTGGCCATCTGGATCGCCACGCACATCCTGTTCGCCGGTTTCGCCACCAAACTGTGGCGCGAGCGCGTGGCCCGCGCCCTCGGCGACGAGGCCGTCACCCTCTTCGCCACCGACGGCCCCGGCACCGCCGGCAGCAACGGCTGGCTGGTGCCGGGCGACCGCACCACCACCGGCTCGGCGATCATCGCGGGCGACCCGCACCGCTTCATCGAGGACCCGGGCGTCTACCAGCAGATACGCCTCGCCTGCCCCGACTACGACGTGCTGGGCCTCGCCGTCCCCGGCGTCCCGGGCCTCGGCCACTTCGGGCACACCGGCACCGCCGCCTGGGCGATCACCAACGCGATGTCCGACTACCAGGACCTGTACGTCGAACAGTTGCGCCGCGATGACGACGGCGCCACCTGGGCCCTCGGCGCGGACGGCGTCTGGGAGCCCGTCTCCCGCCACACCGAGACCATCACCGTGGCCGACGGCGACGACGTCGAGGTGGAGGTCCTGGAGACCCCCCGCGGCCCCGTGATCATCCACGCGGACGGCGACCTCGGAGCCGACCCCGATGCCGGGGCGCACGCCGACGGCAGCGCCCAGACCCTCTCCCTGCGCTACCCGCCGCGGGTCCGCCTGGACCTCGGCTTCGCCGCCCTCCCCGCGCTCCTGCGCGCCCGTACCGTCGCCGACATCGACCGCGCCTTCGACGGCTGGGCGGAGCCGGTCAACGTCGTCCACGCCGCCGACTCCGCGGGCGGCCTGCTGCACCGGGTCGCGGGCGCCGTGCCGCTGCGCCACCGCACCAACCGGCTGCGCCCCGTGCCCGCCTGGGATCCGCAACACGCTTGGCAGGGCTGGGCCCCGACCCCGGAGGAGCCGGTGCAGGGCTTCGCCGTGATGGCGAACGCGCGCGGGATCGCCTCCCCGCTCGGCGTGGAGTTCGCGCCCCCGCACCGCGCCGACCGCATCCGCGAGCTGCTCAGCGGCTCCGCGGACTGGTCCCCGAAGGCGATGGCCGACGTACACCGGGACACGCACCTGGCCTCGGCCGCGCCGCTGCTCGCACTGCTGCCCGGCTTCGAGGACCTGACGCCGGCGGCGCAGGCCCTGCGGACCCGACTGCTGGCCTGGGACCGGCACATGGAGGCGGACAGCACCGACGCCACCGTCTTCTCGGCCTTCCGTAGCGCGACCGTACGCCGCTTCGCCGCCGACCCCGTCTTCGAAGGGCTGTGGGGGGCGCCCACCGGCCCGGCGGTCTTCCACCCGTGGCTGTACCTGGTCCCGCGGATCGGCTACGCCCTCGAGGGCCTGCTCACCACCTCCCTGGTACCCGGCCTCGACCGGGCGGCGCACGTCCGGGCCGCCCTGGAGGAGACGGCCGCGGCCGAGACCCCCGACACCCCCTGGTCGGAGGTCCACCGCCTCACCCCCTGGCAGGCCGTGCCCGACACGGAGCCCACGCAGTGGCCCGGCCTCGGCGGTGACCACGACTGCGTGAACGCCACCTCCACCGTCCCCGGCTTCACCGACCTCACCGCCCGCGCATCGGCGGCCCGTTACGTCTGGGACCTCGCCCGCCGCGAGGGCAGCCTCTGGGCGGTACCGCTGGGTGCGGACGGCGTCACCGGCGCACCCCACCACCGCGACCAGCTGCCCCTGTGGGCACGGTGCGAACTCGTCCCCGTCGTCACCGACTGGGCCCAGCTCACCAAGGAATCGATATGACCCCCGGCCCCTCCGCCGTCTCCGTCGGACAGCCCGTGTTCACCCAGGTCGTCGAGGGCTTCGGCACCGTCACCATCACCCCCGTCGACCCTGCGGCCGACTCCGCGCTGATCCACAGCTGGGTCACCCAGGAGCGGGCGCGCTTCTGGGGCATGGGCGAGGCCAGCCGCGAACTGGTCCAGGAGATCTACGAGGACGTCGACCGCCGTACGACCCACCACGCCTTCATGGTGAGCCGGGACGGCGAGCAGGTCGCGCTGTTCCAGACCTACGACTGCGCCGAGGACCGCGTCAGCGAGTGCTACGACGTCCAGCCCGGCGACGTCGGGATGCACCTGCTGATCGGCCCGACCACGGGGGCGGCCGAACACGGCTTCACCGGCTCCCTGATGACCGTCTTCATCGCGTTCGTGTTCTCCGACGCCGCCGCGCGGCGCATGGTCGTCGAACCGGACACCCGCAACGCCAAGGCCATCTCGCTCATGGAGCGCACCGGCTTCGTCATCGGACCGCAGGTCGTGCTCCCGGAGATCGACCTGCCCGAGGTCTACCTCCCGGCCAAGCCGGCCCAGTTGGCCTTCCTCACC
Protein-coding sequences here:
- a CDS encoding siderophore-interacting protein encodes the protein MAVGKGWEGVVLKLMRGKDFTFTVTGAEDLTENYRRVSFTDGGLLAAAGGSLHPTMWVRVWFQGAGKPHQRAYTLVDPDPQAGTFSFEFALHDGVASAWARGAKAGDTVEATVQGTGFTAPAPAPERLLVIGDSASLPAINSLLDTYPKTPATIWFETQHDSDERLPMRVEPGRHDIRRVRRGGTDLVDRVRADLPELVGDAEAAYVWLACDTVTTRALTAYLRKELALPKHRVNALGYWRPEA
- a CDS encoding penicillin acylase family protein, which codes for MDTPAETPESYGVHRDRWGIPHLRASDELQLVHAQGRVTAFDRAWQLEVERHRSEGSSASFLGADAVTWDRFARQSRLADTARRCYEAMEADDPATAAWVRAYVDGVNDGLATGAARDERFARTGLTPTPWEPWVPLAIWIATHILFAGFATKLWRERVARALGDEAVTLFATDGPGTAGSNGWLVPGDRTTTGSAIIAGDPHRFIEDPGVYQQIRLACPDYDVLGLAVPGVPGLGHFGHTGTAAWAITNAMSDYQDLYVEQLRRDDDGATWALGADGVWEPVSRHTETITVADGDDVEVEVLETPRGPVIIHADGDLGADPDAGAHADGSAQTLSLRYPPRVRLDLGFAALPALLRARTVADIDRAFDGWAEPVNVVHAADSAGGLLHRVAGAVPLRHRTNRLRPVPAWDPQHAWQGWAPTPEEPVQGFAVMANARGIASPLGVEFAPPHRADRIRELLSGSADWSPKAMADVHRDTHLASAAPLLALLPGFEDLTPAAQALRTRLLAWDRHMEADSTDATVFSAFRSATVRRFAADPVFEGLWGAPTGPAVFHPWLYLVPRIGYALEGLLTTSLVPGLDRAAHVRAALEETAAAETPDTPWSEVHRLTPWQAVPDTEPTQWPGLGGDHDCVNATSTVPGFTDLTARASAARYVWDLARREGSLWAVPLGADGVTGAPHHRDQLPLWARCELVPVVTDWAQLTKESI
- a CDS encoding GNAT family N-acetyltransferase → MTPGPSAVSVGQPVFTQVVEGFGTVTITPVDPAADSALIHSWVTQERARFWGMGEASRELVQEIYEDVDRRTTHHAFMVSRDGEQVALFQTYDCAEDRVSECYDVQPGDVGMHLLIGPTTGAAEHGFTGSLMTVFIAFVFSDAAARRMVVEPDTRNAKAISLMERTGFVIGPQVVLPEIDLPEVYLPAKPAQLAFLTAPATAPATAPAAD